The sequence tgtgatcagttgaatgtcacttttgtgaattaaagtaccaattcccttccgaaaccgcaaaatctgtatattattccaaacttttggtcgccaGTGTATGGACATCTTATTTCCAAGTTTgtccatttttaaatgaatttgaagGTTTACCaaacttttttcttgttttccttttCATCAGAATGGTAATTCTACCTAATCCAGGTAAGTACAGCATTTAATCACGTGTTAAGAGGCATCTTGGACAAAGGTAAATACGCTAATACTGGTAAAACTACTATGCTTATGTCTATAATAGTGTATTCCCTTAATGTGAACATCTAATTCCATCTGACATATAAAAGCGATATTTCACCtataatgaaaattatgtcatcattcactcacctgcatgttgttccaaacaaatgtgacttcttccgtggaacacaaaaggagatgttacacaGAATGtttgcttcagtcaccattcactttcattgtatggacaaaagatgtaatgaaagtgaatggtaacaaaggctaacattctgcctaccatctccttttgtgttccacaagtgAAAGTCACAAGGGGTTGAGTAAGaatcagaattttcatatttggtgcATAAACCCGTATACTTAGTATAGGTTAAACAGTTTTTGAATATCAGTGATCCATTCAAAATGTTGCTCTGCAATGATTACTGACGGCTGTGTTTCACTGGGCAATTTATTAAGTACATCAGTCAAATCTCAAATGGTGTAATGCAGTATCTCGGTTGGTGCAGCATGAAGGTGATCAGTAATAGGAAATGAAACACTGTCCGTTCAAGTCCCTCTCGTGTATGGTACCATGCACGGCTGGTTCTGCAAAAAAGGCGCCTTTGCGTGTGTCCACCAAGCCAGACAATTTTGTACAAGAGCACCTTTTCCCTAGGTTCCATGGCAATCATGCTACTAGATATGGTCATGGGAATGAGGAATTGGCTCTTGCGTGGATTGAGAGCTCTGGGTATGTTGTTGACGGGAGAGGAATGGTAGTTAGCTGTGAGGAGCCGTGGCTTTCTGCAAGTCCAGATGGAATATTAAACTCCTCAGAGCTGCTGGAAATCATGTACCCTTTTTTGAGCAGAAACTGCACACATCTAGCGGAACTGTTCTCTGGCAAGCTCGCTGATTTGAAGACGGTGGATGGCATTCCACAGCTACAACCCAAAGGACCCTGTGGGCACTACCTCCAAGTGCAATTAGACATGTTTTGCACTGGCCTAGAGAAATGTAAGCCGCTTGTTTGGGCTCCAACTGAGCAATTTATTATTGATGTGCCATTTGATTTTCAATTTTTCTCTGAGGTAGTATCTAAACTGAAATCCTTCTATTTTACCCATATGCTTCCAAGAATTGTAGACGAGATTGATTTCGGAAAAACTTCATGTGCAAGTAAGTACACGGACATGTGCGAGTAAGTTACTGCTAATTAAAGAATTAGTTTAAActattagtttagtttagttctgGCCTTATCTATACTCTGGTTATGTTTTGAATCGGGATACTAACTGAACTTGGATTGTAGTAATAACATTTAGCAACTCTTGTGTAAAGCCCCGGCTTCGGTCATAGCTCTGGTCAaaaatcacgtggcttgttgaggaaaAGTGTGCTATTATTGTTCTAAACGAACTCACATACTATTTTCAACTGATGGACAATTAAACCGGAAAAAACAATATCATATTCTTAAATTGAAAGAGGGACATGTGATATCTAAAGACCAGAATATAATGACTTGAGCTAGTGATCATCCACCTAGCAACCTAGTGTTACAAAACACCCCCAAAATCACAGTATTGTGACGCTGAGTTCAACATAGGCAAACATCACTTacagtttataaaaaaatttaaaatcaagcTGGTTCAAtgtctggtcatgtgatctgaACATAGGAGCCTCCATAAGGGGGCGACTCTTCTATGTATGGAAAAACAGCTTCTTCTAGAAGACTGTTTGTCTACAATCTCATGCGAGTggacatcattttaaacacatttgtcAAAAGTAAGGGTAACACTTTctttgaagcccatatttataatgcattagtaatgtctcataatacaccttataaaaGGTTATATCTTCTCAtaataataatgacctattcgtAGTtgtaccttagagtataatgcattataacacaagcaacattacATTATATCTgcataatgtataatatatatatataataaatataataggtAAAGTGACAAAATCAATGTGTCTTATAAACATCCATCAGATATTctaagtggttataagacatgACAAGTCATGTTGGAAGTTATATACATAACACATGCACAACATACATAATAACACacagaaaatgtaattatgtaatgtTGATAACACATGTGGCGTGTGGTGTAAACTTACCCAAGAATAATACAATAAATGCTAAATCAAACTGATTCTATACTGGACTTTAttcaataaactttaatgtttgtgcatcttatttggaGACGTATTTTATAAATCACTTCCATTATATAAGTTTGACGTGTAACGTATTGGatgttacaagtttatgttatggctgtttataagaagatattgcttttgtaacttGAAGCACGTAAAGTCCACTTATAATATGATCACATCATACAAACCTTTGACTGTTTACACCGTCCAGCACTTATACCATTAACTTTATTCAATTCTGCTGCATTCAAATTGGATGTTTCttgttgtaatgcattataatctaAAGTAGAACTATAAATACGGGTAGTCTTGTAatgtatacatgtaaatgtagtttaCAATTacttatgagaagttataacttattataaggtgtataatgagatattatgaattcagtgtaatatatttataattcctTTACAATGCAGAAAGTGTTATCAAAGGAGGAGCCGTttctttaaagtttatttatttctttttaaggTGTGCCCCTTTTAATCTCTTTAAACTTATTTTAAGGGTAAGATCGGGTAAATATCTCTTTATGGTATAGTCTAAATAGAgtttttacaaacatttttacaaagtgattttaaaatgatatttaattgtattttatttaatacagtaaagttgCTTTAACAAAGAAGTGTAATTTTTTTAGTCATGTTCATTGCGTGCAACTTAAATTTATTTCTAGAAATGATGCTTTATTGTAGATTGAAATGTAAATACTTTCAATGTTTTAAATAATCCCACAATTAACTAGCAAACATACATATGGGTAAGTCTACTCAAACCTGCTTAATAATACAATTCAATGTGTATTCTTTTTCATATGTAATGTCTAAGAGTCTTACTAATGTTGACATGAAAATCAATGTTTTTAAGTTCATGATCAATACACCAGAGATATAAAATTAGAAGCTATGCCCATTGATAACTTAAGGAGCAATTTTGCCCTGATCAAAcccttaaaaacatttttaattcagacCTGTTTCGAAACATAGCAGTTCATTAGATATTACCACATGAAGCAGGTTTTACTTTAGCTTATGTTTTTGACATAAGTGATGTGAAACGagaatgtgttttatttatccttgtttttaatattattatcagAAAAAGAATAATCTATTGATCATGGCCGCGCATTCACATATTTTCCTGAGCAGAACGGTAGATGGCGACATTATACAGTGTTTAACATCTCGACATGCTCACTGACTTTCTTTATTCCTCTGATAATCCTCCAATAATTCTCACATTGAACTACAAATCTCTCCCGCTATTATTAACTGATTTCAGGGTCGTTCCGATTCGAACGCGCTTCGATTTATTTACTAAATTATTgaaaagaaatattttttgcgtgtgagatttattttttcatttagatGGCAAAGAGCAAATAAGAGTCACCTTATAGGTAAACTTGTTGCTTAAGCTATGgaaaattaaatatgattatatttaaaattataatgatCTAAAAGTAACATTTGTGTCGTGTCTGGGTTGCATTGTCTTTTTACAATATCGCGACCCAATTTCCCCTTTATCCTTTTCATTTCCCCTTTTAAAGTTTTTTCAAACAATTTACCTGCAAAAATAAGGACGGCTTTTAGTCAAATTCGGGTTTCAGTAAAAAAGAGTGGAAAAAAATCTTCATTCCAACATTCTTGTTTTCATGATgtacattattgtaaaatagtttttatagtctaaataaaaacaatacatttgttaacatatttttaaccaaaacaaatgtgcaaatatttacttttttgtatgttttgttttcttgtttgaaATGTGCACAAGAGATTTAGCGTAGACTTTGTCCGGCAAAACAAAactaacaaatatatattttttttctgcattaaataaacaaatacactgAATGGTTTTTGagaatacatatttttattgtactgtacataaatgtatttttttttcaacttgttAAACTAACAAAAGTGCAGTCATTATTATTCTATTGTGATTTTCGAAGCTCTTTTTCCTTTTACACATGAAGTTAAACCAATATAAATTCACCCCTCTGAATATAGGAGGTGGAATCTTTAATGAGTTGtcgaaaaaagagaaaaaatgaaaaaagaaatacacGTAAAATTGAAACCGGGTTTCAAGTGGGTTTATGACATATTTTCCCACAAATTCTGTATGTTGCTGAGTGCAGTaaaaaaacaactttacaacGCCTTTATTGTGCCCCCAACAAATAAATGTAGACATGTGATAAATTCAAACAAgcgaattaaaaataaaaactaggcTATTATTGACAGGATAAATTGGACGTTTTGTCAAACAATATGTCTCCTCGTTTGTAGAAGTTTCGAGGTTTGTTCCAAGAGAGTAAATATGTTATAAACCTCGAAGTCAACAAGTTCTCGCTCCCTTTGTAGTcctctcttcctttctttcttccattgcaTCTTCCTTTATTCTCTCGTAGATAACTGTGCCTCGAGCACATCATTTCGCAACTGCGAGCACATAATTTATGAATCCTCTGCTTGACATAGTTTACATAACGCATGGCTTCACATCTTGGTAGACACCTTGATGATGATGTAGCTGATGATGATAGTAGGATCCACTGGTGGTCGGATGAAACGACGTAATACCGTTGAAGTTCAACACAAAGTCTTTTCTGTCACAGACTGGCGAGGGGTGGGCCTGATATCGAGACATTTctactgcaaaaaatatataattcataaataaattagagatcattattaatatttgcattttttcttatttatatataatctTTATAGAAGAGTGTGCATTCACGTTTTTATTTTCTACTATATAAGCCATTTTCCAATCGTAGGCTACATTTGACGTTTTTAAAAGGGCGACACTCTTTATAACAGTACTTTCGGCAAACGTAATCCATTTCAAAATTGATTTAAAGACGCAATGCATGTGCTTGTCGTAAACTGACATGTTAATCGTTAAAGGTTCATTTAAGAGATAACGGTTATATTGTCTGCAAATCTGTCCATTTTCCTATAATCTAAATGAATCCGGTTCAGTCGATATCAGATTTCCCCCCATTTTTGTTTCTTCACATCCTTAGAATTTTACAATATGTTCTTTTTGGTGGCGTATTTTTTCCACTCATTAAACATTTAGGTGATTCATTTGTGTTTGTCACATGGAGTTCAGCTGTTAAAACAGTCCGCGCTGGCTAAACTCAACCCTAAGCCTCTCTTGTAAAATCCTCTCTGTCTTGCTTGGAAATGTTGGGTTTTCATTACCAATCCACTGGCAAAGACGACAGTGTTTTCTTAACCTTAAAAAATGATAGACGGAAATCCAAAAAGCATACAAAAGCCTTGTGTCAAATACAAATTCGTTTTTAACTTCAACATAACTAGTTATACTAGTTTTCCTGATTAGATTGCTTCTCCAAAATAGCACTACAGCTAAATCAGCTgatcaaacaaacatttattgtttatttacacaGTTGAACTTCAATTTTAAACAGCGTTAGGCCTTTGACATTCATAACATTTGATATGTCCTATACATGAGGTAAATCTAATGCATAGGACCCTAGAAAAGAATAGACAAAAAAATCAAAACTCAAATTGAAATAGAAAGAAAGCATGTTGTGATTGTAggaattgtttttgaaaatatcaTTGTCCTcttaatacataaatataactACCATGAATGCTATAAATGACaattgaaataatttaatatatttgtattatatttgtaaattatagAGGCTAGTTCGTCGATTTTAAATGCGGCCttttattcaaaattattttacaatatttaataacacacattttaaatattatttatctcTCTAAACGCTTTAGTAATGTGCCTTCAATGTTAATTCTTCAATCACTTATATGGACATTTAAAGTGGGCATTCATATAGTTTTACCTGAGATGTCGGCCGCCGAATCTCTGCCGTTGTGATGCAAATAACTTTGCTCCAGAGAATATGGAGACATACTCGAGTGTAATCCAGAGGAGGTCGGACTGCTAGAGGACAGTGGCTGCTGTTTAACATAGGGAGAAACACCAGATGAAGGCCAGTGCGCCGAGGCGGCTCCATACGGCGAATGGCACTCCAAAGAGCCGGACATCGCCGGGGGTGAATGAAGGGGGCTATTGCTGCTGTCAGGGCCATACTCGCCGTTTGAGGTCACTTGGCATGCCGTCATGTATGTAGAGCCGGTGCTCGGGGACATGTGTGAGACGTGATGACTTGCAGTAAATCCATCGTAGCCCGTATGAACGCCGGGAACAGCGTTGGTCATCATGTCCAAATTGTAGCCGTTGGTATGACAGGCCAGGGACGCGGAAGGGGACTGGAAGTCAAAGTTTTGGGGCAGCATTGAAGCACCGAAGCCGATTCCGTTCATCATGCGGTACATGGGTTTCAGAGCCTGGCATTTCCTTCGGAAACCCCGTGGTCTGCGTCGAAACGAGCCTTCCTCGAACATGAACTCGCTCCCGGGGTCAATGGTCCAATAGTGGCCTTTGCCCGGACGCCCGAGGCCCTTGGGAAGTTTGATGAAACACTCGTTTAGAGACAAATTGTGTCTGACGGAATTTTTCCAGCCCTGGTAGGAACCTCTAAAAAACGGAAAGCGAGCCTGGAGGAACTGGTAAATTTCACTGAGTGTCAACCTTTTGGTCGGCGAGCTCTGTATCGCCATGACTATAAGAGCGATGTATGAGTAAGGTGGCTTTTCGGGGCGTCTCATGCCCGAATTTGACTTTTTCCCTTTGGTACCGGTCGCAGTTGTGCTCTCCAGCACAGTCTGTGCGCTCTGGATAGCCGAGTGCATGCCACTGGACGCCGGACTGGATCTGAGGGGAGGCGGCGGGTCCAGCTGTTGCTGGGAGTTTTCAGTCGTCATTGTTAAGCGCTACGGCTTAGTGACAAAAAGTAGCaacaaatacaacaacaacaacaaaaaaaagactaaaattgTCCGTATTTAAgaagtgattttattttctctctacaagataaactaaaagaaaaggtcaaAACTGTTGGTTCTCTATCCGAAAGTCAGTCTCTTCGAGGTGTGCAGGTCAGTCCGTCAGAATCCAGCTCTGCTCGCAGGACGCGCTCCTGGTTGAGGCCACCAGCTGTGTGTCGCCAGGATAGTGACCCCTCCTTAGTCTCTCGGTGGCCATCGTCAGGACTAATCCTTTAGGCAGAAGGAAACTCAATGCTCCGGAGTCTTCTGGCGCAAAGACGCGCGGCCAAACAAAACGCGACCACCTATCAattcgtaaatctctctctgccCCCTAGATCCCcacaaaattcctccaagaaaTCTCCTAGAACTGTGGAGACCCACCCCTTTCCATGTCTGGCATGCCTCCAGCTATCGGTCAGGCGGGAGGCTGTGCAGAGTCCGAATAGATAGGCTCCCCACCTCCCCTCTGACAACCTAAATACACGCAATAACGCCATTTATCAAGCCCGCTCCGACATTTCAATCAACAGCGCCACACGCCAAACACCGCGGAGAACGCTGTCAGACCTCCACGCCAATAATTAATGGCGTGTTTTGGTGAGTCCTGGCACTGGGAGGGAGGTGGGAGGTTGAGATAGAAAAGCACGTCTAGCACTGAGTGGCACGGTTTAATGGCTCTGTAACACGCGCTTTTGACCACCGAAAGAACAGAGGAATGAGTTCATTGATTCGTCAAAAGAGAGAAGAATGTGAGCACGTAAGGCAGTGACCTGGTTGAGCATCTTGTCAAGTAAGCATGAGGGGGGTGGGCGAAAAAAAGACCCTCTCCATGTGTATACAAGTTCTTGTAAAGGGCTGTTCTGGATAAATGGTTTTGACATGAGTGGAAGCAGGCTTTTTCCATCAGCCGCTGCGCCGCTGCTCGGATACCACACACAGCGCAGTGTCAGTTTACCGTCCCGCACCCCTATCACCCCTCCTCAGAGGACAACTAATTAATAGTGGAAAGTGAGCTTAATTGGCCGTATGGAAAAATCTCCAGTGCAAAGCAACATTCATGATTATTCTGAAAGAAACAACCAAAGCTAATAGAAATGGCCAAAGTTACTTGATTTagccaaaataaatgtaataaagttacTCTTTCATGTGgaatgcttaataataataataataataatataagattatttaaataatatactataaataataacaacaatacaatataatataaataataatagtataaggttatataaataatataacataaatataagattatgtaaataataaatataaataataacaataataatatttattattaatattatttcacggtgaagaaattacacttttattcccttttttacgataatgcactttttaaatttGCATTAACATTTGAATTTAATCCTAAAAATAGAAAGAACATAAATACACCTCAGAAAAAAGATTTCttgccatttttaaaacaaattaggGCATACATGATTATTAATTAAGaagtattaaatattaattagcTGACCTTACTTGGGTTTATTAAGACAATCAGTTTGAATGATTTTTCTAAGTAAGTGTAGGCTACTTATTTTGCTGAAGTAAACAtaacttatttttttaagtaaagtctGGACTTTTTTAAAGTACAACTGAGTAAAGAAGAATGACTtcaatttattaacaataaacacCCTCATGGTGACACAAATCACaacagctacaacaaaacaaaaacaacagtaaaaataattaaaacgagcaacatttttaaatgacaattatttaatttttttaaagaagtatccttgttttgaccaaaccTGCATCATTTACTCAAGCTCGAGTTCTTCTGTGTAGGTTATTCCACACAGCCGCACTTTTGTACTTGACCATTTTGAGTTAGTTCTACTCAAAGCCAAAATTTAAAgaacgtgtgtatatatatatatatatatatatatatatatatatgaaatatgtgACATTCcaaattccaaaatgtgacattttaactATAGTTAATTATGACcactttaatattattattattatttgatgacTAGCCTACTTTAAGGTATAGAGAGTAacggtaacttaattaaaactagaactaatatatatatatatatattaatattttcacttcttaatatatatatatatttgagataAATATTAGTATTTACAGTGCATTATTTGCAATTTTAGAGCTTATAGAAACACTGAAAACATCAGAAAAAAGGGTAATATTTTCCTTGAGGTCAGCTGCCTTCTCAGCTGCAATGTTAATTATAGATAAAGTTTGCTAGTAGATGCCAGAATTTAAATACGCCGCAAAGTCCAATGACTTTAGTAGGCTATTTGCAGGAACccctttttaatatttttcacacacacacacacacacacacacacacacacacacacacacacacacacacacacacacacacacacacacacacacacacacacacacaaattgctcCTCGCCCAtgttacaaaaaaacattttatagggttaaaataattCTAGTCGGCAAAGGATATTTAGTCGATGCTACTATATTAACCATTATTAAACCTCTTATTAACTAATTGGCTGCTATTTGAATACACGCACTGAAATATATGAATGCAGTTTACATCAAAGACGACAAAAGGATGTGATGATAAAATCAGCCCTCGTCATAACAATAAAGgtaaacagaaaagaaaagaatcgCCCCGAAATTCCCGGCAACATCAAGCCCCCTCTCCCCGCTGCGTTCAGGATGCACACTTGGCCCAGAGAATCTTTACTCTGAGCGAAAGAAAAATACGTGAAAGACTTTGAATGTTTAACACTACAGCCTCATCTGCTGTTTTGGTGACCTCTTGACGAAAGGTGACAAGCTGACCTAGTCTGGAGTCTCCGAGTCCAATTTTAAATGACTGTTTAATGTCAGTGTTAAAGCTTTTTACTCTCCGAGTAAAACGGACGGATATTTGTAgttctggacagaaaatataaatattcactTACTAAATATATCTGTGTCCGCTCTCGGGGAAACTCAGCGAAGAAAAAAACAAAGCATCGAGTTCTCGAGGCGCCCACAATG comes from Xyrauchen texanus isolate HMW12.3.18 chromosome 9, RBS_HiC_50CHRs, whole genome shotgun sequence and encodes:
- the LOC127648808 gene encoding forkhead box protein F2-like isoform X2 — translated: MTTENSQQQLDPPPPLRSSPASSGMHSAIQSAQTVLESTTATGTKGKKSNSGMRRPEKPPYSYIALIVMAIQSSPTKRLTLSEIYQFLQARFPFFRGSYQGWKNSVRHNLSLNECFIKLPKGLGRPGKGHYWTIDPGSEFMFEEGSFRRRPRGFRRKCQALKPMYRMMNGIGFGASMLPQNFDFQSPSASLACHTNGYNLDMMTNAVPGVHTGYDGFTASHHVSHMSPSTGSTYMTACQVTSNGEYGPDSSNSPLHSPPAMSGSLECHSPYGAASAHWPSSGVSPYVKQQPLSSSSPTSSGLHSSMSPYSLEQSYLHHNGRDSAADISEMSRYQAHPSPVCDRKDFVLNFNGITSFHPTTSGSYYHHQLHHHQGVYQDVKPCVM
- the LOC127648808 gene encoding forkhead box protein F2-like isoform X1, which encodes MTTENSQQQLDPPPPLRSSPASSGMHSAIQSAQTVLESTTATGTKGKKSNSGMRRPEKPPYSYIALIVMAIQSSPTKRLTLSEIYQFLQARFPFFRGSYQGWKNSVRHNLSLNECFIKLPKGLGRPGKGHYWTIDPGSEFMFEEGSFRRRPRGFRRKCQALKPMYRMMNGIGFGASMLPQNFDFQSPSASLACHTNGYNLDMMTNAVPGVHTGYDGFTASHHVSHMSPSTGSTYMTACQVTSNGEYGPDSSNSPLHSPPAMSGSLECHSPYGAASAHWPSSGVSPYVKQQPLSSSSPTSSGLHSSMSPYSLEQSYLHHNGRDSAADISVEMSRYQAHPSPVCDRKDFVLNFNGITSFHPTTSGSYYHHQLHHHQGVYQDVKPCVM